CCAGGTTCTACATCGACCTGCTGGCCGAGCTGCAGCGCACCACCTGGGGCAACCTTCAGCAAGAAGACGCCGCCTTCATCGGTGACACCTTGGCCAACCTGCAGAGCATCATCGGCAAAAAAGACAAGAAAGAGCCATGAGCAAAAAATCGCTCCTGCTGCTGACCGCGCTGCTGTTCTTGGGCTCGATTTCCCGGGCGGCTGTCAACCCCTGGAGCAACCTCAAGAAAATCGTCTTCTACGATTCGAGCGGCGATATGGCCGCGGTCAAGGAAAACCTGGAGCAATTGGACGCCCAGGGGCTGGTCCCCGCCGAAAAGCTCGAACTGCAGCAAAAGCTCAACGAACTGGGCGACCGCTATTTCCAAAAAAAGAATTTTCCCCTGGCCCAAGCGTTCTATCAGAAGATCCTGCAGATTTCCCCCCAGAATGCCTGGCCGCTCTTCAACAAGCTGGAAAAGATCAGCCGCCTTCAGGGGAACTGGCTGTGGAATTTCAAGAACGTCTGGCGCCAGTTCTGGCTGGTCGGCAAAGATTTCAGCGGCGCCTTCCTGCTGCTCAACACACTTTTCAACGTTCTTTTCTTCTCCAGCCTGATGCTGTTCTATATCACCACCGTCGCCATGTTCTTCAAGTATTTCAAGCTGGTAACCCACGATTTCCTCCTGAGCGCGGACAACCGCATCCAGTTCGGAAAGTTGGCGCTGCTGCTGGCCCTGCTGCTGTGGC
The DNA window shown above is from Candidatus Aminicenantes bacterium and carries:
- a CDS encoding DUF1844 domain-containing protein; the encoded protein is MDKGNRYPEKRDIRAIVILLATQAMIHLGEIADPLHGQKAVQIEGARFYIDLLAELQRTTWGNLQQEDAAFIGDTLANLQSIIGKKDKKEP